A DNA window from Jaculus jaculus isolate mJacJac1 chromosome 1, mJacJac1.mat.Y.cur, whole genome shotgun sequence contains the following coding sequences:
- the LOC101601395 gene encoding olfactory receptor 10Z1 — MAQANLTCWKGFVFLGFSGFGELQLLLFALFLSLYLVTITSNVFIIVVIRLDSHLHTPMYLFLSFLSFSETCYTLGIIPRMLFGLVMGGQAISYVGCAAQMFFSASWACTNCFLLSVMGFDRYVAICAPLHYASRMNPLLCAQLVGASFVSGYLFGLGMTAVIFRLPFCGSCEIQHFFCDTPPALSLACGDTRLSELGILILSLLVLLVSFFFIAVSYVYIVLAILRMPSAAGRRRAFSTCASHLTVVTIHYGCASFMYLRPKASYSLERDQLIAVTYTVATPLLNPIVYSLRNRAVQTALRNAFRGNLLGKG; from the coding sequence ATGGCTCAGGCCAACCTAACCTGCTGGAAGGGCTTTGTTTTCCTGGGCTTCTCGGGCTTTGGGGAGCTGCAGCTTCTGCTGTTCGCGttgttcctctctctctaccttgtcACCATCACCAGCAACGTCTTCATCATCGTGGTCATCAGGCTGGACAGCCACCTGCACACCCCCAtgtatctcttcctctccttcttgtcCTTCTCCGAGACCTGTTACACTTTGGGCATCATCCCCAGGATGCTCTTTGGCCTGGTTATGGGGGGCCAGGCTATCTCCTATGTGGGCTGTGCTGCCCAGAtgtttttctctgcctcctgggctTGTACCAACTGCTTCCTCTTGTCAGTCATGGGCTTTGACAGGTATGTGGCCATCTGTGCCCCACTGCACTATGCCAGCCGCATGAATCCTCTGCTCTGTGCCCAACTGGTCGGTGCCTCCTTCGTGAGCGGATACCTCTTTGGACTGGGAATGACGGCGGTGATCTTCCGCCTGCCGTTCTGCGGCTCCTGTGAAATTCAGCATTTCTTCTGTGACACGCCCCCGGCGCTGAGCCTAGCCTGCGGGGATACGAGACTAAGCGAGCTGGGGATCCTCATCCTCAGCCTGCTGGTGCTCctggtctccttcttcttcatCGCCGTCTCCTACGTCTACATCGTGCTCGCGATCCTGAGGATGCCCTCGGCCGCGGGTCGGAGGAGAGCGTTCTCCACTTGCGCCTCCCACCTCACGGTGGTCACCATCCACTACGGCTGCGCTTCCTTCATGTACCTGAGGCCCAAAGCCAGCTACTCTCTGGAGCGGGACCAGCTTATTGCCGTCACCTACACCGTGGCCACCCCTCTTCTCAACCCCATCGTTTATAGTTTAAGGAATCGGGCTGTGCAGACAGCTCTGAGAAATGCTTTCCGAGGGAACTTGCTGGGTAAAGGATGA